One Archangium violaceum genomic window, GAGCGGGAGCTGAACGAGATAGGGACGGTGGTGGGCCGTCCGCGTCAGCTCGTGCAGGTGTTGGTGAACCTGCTGGTCAACGCGGGACAGGCCACCCCACCGGGCGGAGTGGTGCACATCACCACGCGCCGCGAGGGCGATCGGGTGCGCGTGGAAGTACGCGACACCGGCACGGGCATGTCCGAGGAGACGAAGCGTCACCTCTTCGAGCCGTTCTTCACCACCAAGCCGCCCGGGTTGGGCACGGGGCTCGGGCTCTCGGTGGTGCACGGCATCATCAAGGCCCATGGCGGGCGCATCGAGGTGGAGAGCGAGCTGGGAAAGGGCACGCGCTTCACCCTCGAGCTGCCTCGCGTCCCGCCCCTGCCCCCGGAAGGGCAGTCGGGCGGAGAGCTGCGCGCGAGCCGCTGACGCTCAGGCCGGCACGGCGTCGGGCTGCCGGTCCGCATGCGCCGCCTGGAAGGCCGGGAGGCTGGCACAGGCCGCCTCGATGCGGGTGAGCAGCTCGTACGGCCCGAGGTCCACCCCGAAGCGCCGGGCGGCGTAGAGCTGGGGAGTCAGGAAGATGTCCGCGAACGACACGGAGTTCCCGAAGCAGTAGCGGCCCGCCGTCTCCTGGATGGACGCCTGGAAGGCCGTCAGACCCCGGTCGATCCAGTACGCGCTCCAGGCCTTGTCATCCCCCTTCAGCTCTCCCTTGATGCGCTGCAACACGGCCAGGTTGTGCAGGGGTTGAATCCCCGAGTTCGCGATCTCCGCCACCATCCGGCAGCGGGCCCGGAGATAGAGATCCGCCGGCAGCAGGGCGGGCGAAGGATGACGCTCCTCCAGGTACTCGAGGATGGCCATCGACTGCGCCAGGTGGCGCACCTGACCCGCCTCGGTGAACTCCAGCGTGGGCACCGAGCGCATGGGGTTGATGGTGCGGTAGGCGTCGGAGTGCTGCTCACCTCCGTCCTTCACCAGGTGCACGGACACGTACTCGTAGGACAGGCCCTTGAGGTTGAGCCCGATGCGCACGCGCCACGAGGCCGACGAGCGCCAGTAGTTGTAGAGCTTCACGGCTTCACCACCTTCTGGGAGATGCGACCGAAGAGGCTCTGCCCCTCCGGACCGAACATTTCGATGTCGATGGTGTCCCCCACCTTCATGAAGGGCGTCTTGGGGGAACCCGTCTCGATGGTTTCGATCATCCGGCGCTCGGCGAGGCAGGAGATGCCGCGGGCGCGATCCTCGTTGGACACGGTGCCGCTGCCGAGGATGGTGCCGGCGGTGAAGGCGCGCGTCTTGGAG contains:
- the maiA gene encoding maleylacetoacetate isomerase yields the protein MKLYNYWRSSASWRVRIGLNLKGLSYEYVSVHLVKDGGEQHSDAYRTINPMRSVPTLEFTEAGQVRHLAQSMAILEYLEERHPSPALLPADLYLRARCRMVAEIANSGIQPLHNLAVLQRIKGELKGDDKAWSAYWIDRGLTAFQASIQETAGRYCFGNSVSFADIFLTPQLYAARRFGVDLGPYELLTRIEAACASLPAFQAAHADRQPDAVPA